A single genomic interval of Aegicerativicinus sediminis harbors:
- a CDS encoding DUF3127 domain-containing protein yields MEVQGRIKKIGETQTFGSNGFRKREIVIVTEEQYPQPLMVEFVQDKTDLLNNYSEGQTVKVSINLRGREWQSPQGEIKYFNSIQGWRIESLQPESSSPDMPPIPPAEAFEPADDINDEDYDDLPF; encoded by the coding sequence ATGGAAGTACAAGGAAGAATTAAAAAGATTGGAGAAACCCAGACATTTGGTTCAAATGGGTTTAGAAAAAGAGAAATAGTTATAGTTACTGAGGAACAATACCCCCAACCCTTAATGGTGGAATTTGTTCAAGATAAAACAGATTTACTGAATAATTACAGTGAAGGACAGACGGTGAAGGTCTCGATCAATTTAAGAGGTCGTGAGTGGCAAAGTCCTCAAGGAGAAATAAAGTATTTTAATTCTATACAAGGTTGGAGAATTGAGAGCCTTCAACCAGAGTCATCATCTCCAGATATGCCTCCAATTCCTCCAGCGGAAGCATTTGAACCTGCAGATGATATTAATGATGAAGATTACGACGATTTACCTTTTTAA
- the aat gene encoding leucyl/phenylalanyl-tRNA--protein transferase, with protein MFVLSEDLIFPRIELATNDGLLAIGGDLSSERLLLAYKSGIFPWYSEGQPILWWSPDPRFVLFPKDLKVSKSMKKILRNETFKITYCQQFERVIEACASMPRRGQESTWITVEMKKAYLRLFGLGIAKSVEVWKDGELVGGLYGVDLGHVFCGESMFSKVSNASKYGFIKFVEKLKCKNYKLIDCQVFTEHLSSLGAVEIPREEFSKILKSH; from the coding sequence ATGTTTGTCCTTTCAGAAGATTTAATTTTTCCTAGGATTGAACTTGCCACTAACGATGGATTATTGGCAATTGGTGGTGATCTATCATCTGAAAGATTATTATTGGCTTATAAATCCGGAATATTTCCGTGGTATTCTGAGGGACAGCCAATCCTATGGTGGTCTCCGGATCCGCGGTTTGTTTTGTTTCCAAAAGACTTGAAAGTTTCCAAAAGCATGAAAAAAATATTGAGAAACGAAACTTTTAAAATTACTTATTGCCAACAATTTGAAAGGGTTATTGAAGCATGTGCCTCAATGCCAAGAAGAGGTCAGGAATCTACCTGGATTACTGTGGAAATGAAAAAAGCTTATTTAAGGCTATTTGGTTTGGGTATTGCCAAATCTGTAGAGGTGTGGAAGGATGGAGAATTAGTTGGAGGCCTTTACGGAGTGGATTTAGGTCATGTATTTTGCGGTGAAAGTATGTTCTCAAAGGTTAGTAATGCATCTAAGTATGGATTTATAAAGTTTGTCGAGAAATTAAAATGTAAGAATTATAAATTAATAGATTGTCAAGTTTTTACAGAACATTTGTCTAGCCTAGGCGCTGTGGAAATACCAAGGGAGGAATTTAGCAAAATCCTGAAATCTCATTAG